In Danio rerio strain Tuebingen ecotype United States chromosome 18, GRCz12tu, whole genome shotgun sequence, the genomic window GCGCTCTGAGAGAGGACAGACGCGGCGTAGTTGCTGTGGTGCGCGGCTGCGGGGCTCGAGTGTCGGTGCTGGAGGGTAACGAACGGCGGGACCGGCCAGTAAAATGAGCCTGCGAACGCCAGTCCAGCGGAGGCGGCGGTGGAGGACAGCCGGGCGCCTCTCTTCATGGCCAGTTTGGCTCTCGACGCGGCGGTGGACCGCCGCCGGAGTTTGCCGGTGGTTCCGCCGATGAAAACATCGTCACTCGACGGGTCCAGCATCCAGTAGTTGCCCTTTCCCGGGTCGTCGTAGTGGCGCGGGACTTTGACGAAGCACTTGTTGAGGCTTAAGTTGTGTCGGATGGAGTTCTGCCAGCCCTGTCTGTTTTCCCGGTAGTACGGAAAGTTGCCCATGATGAACTCGTAGATGCCGTTGAGGGTGAGCCGCCGCTCCGGGCTCTGGCGGATGGCCATCATGATAAGCGCGTTATAACTGAACGGAGGCTTATCGGGTTTACTCTTTTTCTCCGGCACATCTGTTCCCTCACACTTGGGCTCTCCAACTCCGTCTTTTTTCTCGGTTCTGGTCGCTAATTCGTTGCGCTCCCGGACAGGTTTGTCTGCAGGCTGATGGCAGCGCGCGGGCGGCTTCGCCGATCGAGAGCGCGGTGCTTCCTGCGCGTCGCTTCTCGCGCGTTCGTGTCGCAGCAGTAAACTGCTGATGCTGAATGACGACTTGTGGAAAAAACTCACGGGGGGCTTTAAGTCCTCCATGTTTAATTCAAACACGCTCCAACAGGACTTAAAAGATCAAAAGTGGCACCAGAACCCATATAAAGTGCCCTGTCATCCTTCGGAAACGCTtggtacaaacaaaacaaagatgcGATAAGTTTCCCGCGCAGCCAATCTCTCTGACTGATCAATGAACTCGAAGGCTCAATTATAACACTTGGAAAGCCGGTGAAACTCAAGCCTCTCACCTGAGACCGCCCTTCTGTTTACACATTCATCTGACTGAGTGCCCGTCAAAAGCGACTGAG contains:
- the foxg1c gene encoding forkhead box protein G1c (The RefSeq protein has 1 substitution compared to this genomic sequence) yields the protein MEDLKPPVSFFHKSSFSISSLLLRHERARSDAQEAPRSRSAKPPARCHQPADKPVRERNELVTRTEKKDGVGEPKCEGTDVPEKKSKPDKPPFSYNALIMMAIRQSPERRLTLNGIYEFIMGNFPYYRENRQGWQNSIRHNLSLNKCFVKVPRHYDDPGKGNYWMLDPSSDDVFIGGTTGKLRRRSTAASRAKLAMKRGARLSSTAASAGLAFAGSFYWPVPPFVTLQHRHSSPAAAHHSNYAASVLSQSARHFSSVAPAAERLLIPSSQEATYYGMGCEQMTSSSSSFSTSASVPLPLSAPCSFNLLSNQSSYFYSHQVPHTAGLSAWSQEESYLSKTSPSGQFFPGKPSPSSSEYIGGLCTDIPSYFPHFNTASSMH